The Hyperthermus butylicus DSM 5456 genome includes a region encoding these proteins:
- a CDS encoding ribbon-helix-helix domain-containing protein, whose translation MPTIHLSLPESVYNELKEYADEMGMQITSLVKMLIREGLEKLRRERAERMRKQEEKMTQVMLQILNELEQLRRELQEFRTYTEGELYRLNSVVSKLRKRVDKLEDEVEARLIHVEEPELVP comes from the coding sequence GTGCCGACAATACACCTCTCGCTGCCAGAGAGCGTTTACAACGAGCTAAAGGAATATGCCGATGAGATGGGGATGCAGATTACCAGCCTAGTCAAGATGCTAATCCGCGAGGGCCTCGAGAAGCTTAGGCGTGAGCGCGCGGAGAGGATGAGGAAGCAGGAGGAGAAGATGACGCAGGTGATGCTTCAGATACTCAACGAGCTGGAGCAGCTGCGCCGCGAGCTCCAGGAGTTCCGCACATACACCGAGGGCGAGCTATACAGGCTGAACAGTGTAGTATCAAAGCTTAGGAAGAGGGTTGACAAGCTCGAGGACGAAGTAGAAGCAAGGCTCATCCACGTAGAGGAGCCCGAGCTGGTGCCCTGA
- a CDS encoding AbrB/MazE/SpoVT family DNA-binding domain-containing protein, protein MAVRVKVDERGRITLPKEIRVALNIMPGDELSVNVVGNKIIIEKSMNPFEKLSRLLGNISFDRHLRIEAEREALRSTRERLDKRAKEMPPRNGLSTGAQP, encoded by the coding sequence ATGGCTGTTCGCGTAAAGGTTGATGAAAGGGGTAGGATAACGCTACCTAAGGAGATACGTGTAGCCCTCAACATAATGCCTGGGGATGAGCTGTCAGTAAATGTTGTAGGAAATAAAATAATTATTGAGAAAAGCATGAATCCATTCGAAAAGCTAAGTAGACTACTTGGCAACATATCATTTGACAGACATCTACGTATCGAGGCTGAACGGGAAGCATTAAGGAGCACCAGGGAGAGGCTGGATAAACGTGCCAAGGAAATGCCTCCTCGAAACGGGCTTTCTACTGGCGCTCAACCCTAA
- a CDS encoding PIN domain-containing protein has protein sequence MGALEGRIVLDASVLIELLAGSPAVKPLVEAIIAGRVEAYTSRLSIVEALYVTCRLWGMEKARERLQNTPRLRNDRGCRRRRDMGIRCQLQM, from the coding sequence TTGGGCGCCCTAGAGGGTAGAATAGTGCTTGATGCAAGCGTGCTGATAGAGCTACTCGCCGGGAGCCCGGCGGTGAAGCCGCTGGTTGAGGCGATAATTGCTGGTAGAGTTGAGGCGTACACGTCGAGGCTAAGCATAGTAGAAGCATTATACGTAACCTGCAGGCTCTGGGGAATGGAGAAGGCTAGGGAGCGGCTCCAAAATACTCCTCGACTCAGAAATGATAGAGGTTGTAGAAGAAGACGAGATATGGGAATACGTTGCCAACTGCAAATGTAG
- the porB gene encoding pyruvate synthase subunit PorB → MAVRFKTLWDIPREERFAPGHLMCQGCAAALVMRMLTKVIGKDAIIVNATGCVEVTTTPFPYTAWKHPWLHLAFENAGAAASGVEAALKALQRKGAIDPNRRIKVVAIAGDGGTFDIGLQSLSGMLERGHDVMFVVYDNEAYMNTGIQRSGATPYGAWTTTTPVGKKMRGEWRPKKDLIGIALAHRIPYIATASPAYPLDMLEKFRKAYETRGPSLVHVLSPCTPGWRIPTDKTIEVARLAVQTGMWVLLEIENGKPKVTVKVPKRKHVRHYLKLQGRFRHLTDEEIEQIQRMVDHYVEEINKWVGEQAIGPVVE, encoded by the coding sequence ATGGCTGTTAGGTTCAAGACCCTCTGGGATATCCCGCGCGAGGAGAGGTTCGCCCCTGGCCACCTAATGTGCCAGGGCTGCGCAGCAGCACTAGTAATGAGGATGCTGACGAAGGTTATTGGCAAGGATGCGATAATAGTTAACGCAACCGGCTGCGTAGAGGTCACCACTACACCGTTCCCCTACACGGCATGGAAGCACCCATGGCTCCACCTGGCATTCGAGAATGCGGGCGCAGCTGCTAGCGGCGTAGAGGCAGCCCTGAAGGCGCTGCAGAGGAAGGGTGCGATAGACCCGAACCGCAGGATTAAGGTTGTAGCAATAGCTGGTGATGGTGGCACCTTCGATATAGGCCTCCAGAGCCTCAGCGGCATGCTGGAACGCGGCCACGACGTAATGTTCGTGGTCTATGACAACGAGGCCTACATGAACACTGGCATCCAGAGGAGCGGCGCAACACCCTACGGTGCATGGACGACAACAACACCGGTAGGCAAGAAGATGCGCGGCGAGTGGAGGCCAAAGAAGGACCTCATAGGCATAGCGCTCGCCCACAGGATACCATACATAGCAACCGCGAGCCCCGCCTACCCGCTAGACATGCTCGAGAAGTTCCGCAAAGCCTACGAAACCAGGGGGCCAAGCCTAGTACACGTACTGAGCCCATGCACGCCGGGCTGGAGAATACCCACAGACAAGACGATCGAGGTTGCAAGGCTAGCCGTGCAGACCGGTATGTGGGTACTCCTAGAGATAGAGAATGGCAAGCCAAAGGTAACAGTGAAGGTGCCAAAGAGGAAGCACGTACGCCACTACCTCAAGCTGCAGGGCAGGTTCCGCCACCTAACCGACGAAGAGATAGAGCAGATACAACGCATGGTAGACCACTACGTAGAAGAGATAAACAAGTGGGTAGGCGAACAAGCCATAGGCCCAGTAGTAGAGTAA
- a CDS encoding phosphorylase: MCLQAILWCARVLALELLIAAGVEKLVVFGGAGAIHPPRVKIYDLVVSTWGIREEGTSYHYLPPGVVPKPSEDMVKLLVDALSPVAQRLGIGLHIGGVWTTDAVFRETRDKVESTARKGS, encoded by the coding sequence ATGTGTCTACAAGCTATACTTTGGTGCGCCAGAGTCCTAGCCCTAGAACTACTCATAGCTGCCGGCGTAGAGAAACTTGTTGTCTTCGGCGGTGCTGGCGCCATACATCCTCCCCGAGTCAAGATCTACGACCTTGTCGTGTCCACCTGGGGTATTAGGGAGGAGGGAACAAGCTACCACTACCTGCCCCCCGGGGTGGTCCCCAAGCCTAGCGAGGACATGGTTAAGCTCCTCGTGGATGCTCTCAGCCCCGTAGCACAGAGACTCGGCATAGGGCTCCACATCGGCGGCGTGTGGACCACGGATGCAGTGTTCCGCGAAACACGGGACAAGGTCGAAAGTACAGCTCGAAAGGGGTCTTAG
- a CDS encoding antitoxin family protein, which produces MSKVIRVRYENGVLKPLEPLEFEEGKELVIRIIDVEERRRVLRKYKGILGPVDSRLHEEALEEAEHL; this is translated from the coding sequence TTGTCTAAGGTTATCCGTGTTAGGTACGAGAACGGCGTACTAAAGCCTCTTGAGCCTTTAGAATTTGAGGAGGGAAAAGAACTTGTCATCAGGATTATAGATGTTGAGGAGAGGAGAAGAGTGCTCAGGAAATACAAGGGTATTCTGGGGCCCGTGGACTCTAGGCTGCATGAGGAAGCCTTAGAAGAGGCTGAGCACCTTTGA
- a CDS encoding type II toxin-antitoxin system VapC family toxin produces the protein MPRKCLLETGFLLALNPNDKNHQWALEVLARAKRGELEICISPAALVEVSLILRSQGVSDDVIAEVLRTMDDAISLYTRPQYCSLTLRHLSYAAELRTKYQNLTFFDSIHAAIAIIDKLAYIDLDPIVRDVVKLETKR, from the coding sequence GTGCCAAGGAAATGCCTCCTCGAAACGGGCTTTCTACTGGCGCTCAACCCTAATGATAAGAATCACCAGTGGGCCCTCGAAGTCCTTGCTAGAGCTAAGAGAGGCGAGCTAGAGATTTGCATTTCGCCAGCTGCTCTAGTAGAAGTATCGCTCATACTGAGAAGCCAGGGAGTAAGCGATGATGTTATAGCAGAAGTACTCAGAACTATGGATGATGCAATAAGCCTTTATACTAGGCCGCAATACTGCAGCTTAACACTGCGACATCTCTCGTATGCAGCAGAGCTAAGAACAAAATACCAGAACCTCACATTCTTCGACTCCATACATGCAGCAATAGCCATCATAGACAAGTTAGCATACATAGACCTTGACCCTATAGTACGGGACGTAGTTAAATTGGAAACGAAACGCTAG
- a CDS encoding transketolase C-terminal domain-containing protein — protein sequence MASAVETKPVEKELGKPHERIAATGGEAAAYAARDADIDVAAIYPITPQTPIAEKIAELVANGELDAELIHVESEHSAMSATIAAAATGARVFTATASQGLELMHEMLYIASSLRQPVVMALATRALSAPINIWNDYADAMSMRDTGWIMIFSENVQEVYDNMIQAYYIAEHPDVLLPVVVTLDGFILSHTMEALELIPRDEVLAYAPKRPRSYRPVLDPDKPISIGVLGGPNWYYEAKIQHVLALRESPRIIEEAARLFEKRFGRSYGFIEKYMMDDAEVAMVAMGATASLVKAAVKRLRKEGVKAGMIKIRVYRPFPAEEIVKALENVKAVGVLNRAIAYGAPVEEPLFQDVVTALAVRGIMKPMVSFVHGMGGRDIFVREIVDMYKKLLDAAREGKSVTRTLFWGVKNLEGKPYI from the coding sequence GTGGCCTCGGCGGTTGAGACTAAGCCCGTGGAGAAGGAGCTCGGGAAGCCTCACGAACGCATAGCCGCCACGGGAGGCGAGGCTGCAGCCTACGCTGCCAGGGATGCAGACATAGACGTGGCTGCAATCTACCCGATCACGCCACAGACACCCATCGCGGAGAAGATAGCAGAGCTCGTGGCTAATGGCGAGCTGGACGCGGAGCTGATACACGTCGAGAGCGAGCACAGCGCCATGAGCGCAACAATAGCAGCTGCAGCCACCGGCGCAAGGGTGTTCACCGCCACCGCTAGCCAGGGCCTAGAGCTGATGCACGAAATGCTCTACATAGCTAGCAGCCTAAGACAGCCCGTGGTAATGGCCCTCGCTACCAGAGCGCTAAGCGCCCCGATAAACATCTGGAACGACTACGCCGACGCGATGAGCATGAGGGATACAGGCTGGATAATGATCTTCAGCGAGAACGTCCAGGAGGTCTACGACAACATGATACAAGCATACTACATAGCTGAACACCCCGACGTACTCCTACCCGTGGTGGTAACCCTCGACGGCTTCATACTAAGTCACACGATGGAGGCCCTCGAGCTGATACCCAGGGACGAGGTGCTAGCCTACGCCCCGAAGAGGCCTCGTAGCTACCGCCCAGTACTAGACCCAGACAAGCCCATATCAATCGGCGTGCTGGGAGGCCCCAACTGGTACTACGAGGCAAAGATACAGCACGTCCTAGCCCTAAGGGAGTCCCCGAGGATAATCGAGGAGGCTGCGAGGCTGTTCGAGAAGCGTTTCGGCAGAAGCTACGGCTTCATAGAGAAGTACATGATGGACGATGCCGAGGTAGCTATGGTAGCTATGGGTGCTACGGCGAGCCTGGTAAAGGCTGCCGTGAAGAGGCTAAGGAAGGAGGGCGTAAAGGCTGGCATGATAAAGATCCGTGTATACAGGCCGTTCCCGGCAGAGGAGATAGTAAAGGCGCTCGAGAACGTGAAGGCCGTCGGCGTGCTCAACAGAGCGATAGCGTACGGCGCTCCAGTCGAGGAGCCCCTATTCCAGGACGTGGTGACAGCGCTAGCCGTGAGGGGGATAATGAAGCCTATGGTGAGCTTCGTCCATGGTATGGGTGGCAGGGACATATTCGTGAGGGAGATAGTGGACATGTACAAGAAGCTCCTCGACGCCGCAAGGGAGGGCAAGAGTGTGACCCGCACACTCTTCTGGGGCGTAAAGAACCTCGAAGGCAAACCATACATCTAG
- the rnz gene encoding ribonuclease Z, with the protein MELGIVFLGTSAAVPTRYRGLPSIAVVHRGSIVLLDAGEGTQAALTRAGLSPLRVEAIFITHLHGDHFFGLPGLLQSMGMLGRKTPLLVAGPRGLYGFLREAFRASRWLPGFPLYVAELEPGEKLVLPSGLEVESFPVSHTIPAMGYRLVEPRRKPRINIEKARRLGIEPGPLLAKLQRGEPVTVAGRIVRPEEVVEEQPRAVIVYTGDTRPCPTVVEAARNATVLIHDATFTSSMAREAYEQGHSTARDAARAASTADARLLVLFHISARYETPDPLLAEARIHHDNVVAAEDYLKIPIRP; encoded by the coding sequence TTGGAGCTGGGCATAGTCTTTCTCGGCACGAGCGCGGCTGTGCCAACCCGGTACCGGGGGCTCCCAAGCATAGCCGTGGTACACCGTGGCAGCATAGTGCTGCTAGATGCGGGGGAGGGGACACAAGCCGCTCTTACCCGGGCTGGGCTGAGCCCGCTCCGCGTCGAGGCGATCTTCATCACCCACCTGCACGGCGACCACTTCTTCGGGCTTCCCGGCCTACTACAGTCCATGGGGATGCTCGGCAGGAAGACGCCGCTCCTCGTAGCAGGGCCACGGGGGCTCTACGGCTTTCTCCGCGAAGCCTTTAGGGCCAGCAGGTGGCTCCCCGGCTTCCCGCTCTACGTGGCGGAGCTGGAGCCCGGCGAGAAGCTGGTGCTGCCCAGCGGCTTGGAGGTCGAGTCGTTCCCTGTCTCCCACACAATCCCCGCTATGGGGTATAGACTCGTTGAGCCCCGGAGGAAGCCAAGGATAAACATCGAGAAGGCTAGGAGGCTCGGCATAGAGCCCGGCCCGCTGCTCGCGAAGCTTCAGCGGGGCGAGCCGGTCACCGTCGCCGGAAGGATTGTGAGGCCGGAGGAGGTCGTGGAGGAGCAGCCCCGCGCAGTGATAGTCTATACGGGCGATACCAGGCCCTGCCCAACAGTGGTAGAGGCTGCCCGCAACGCCACAGTGCTAATACACGACGCCACATTCACCAGTAGCATGGCCCGAGAAGCCTACGAGCAGGGCCACAGCACAGCCAGAGACGCAGCCAGAGCCGCCAGCACTGCAGATGCACGCCTCCTAGTACTATTCCATATAAGTGCACGCTACGAAACACCCGACCCCCTCCTAGCCGAGGCAAGAATACACCACGACAACGTGGTTGCAGCAGAGGACTACCTCAAGATACCAATCCGACCCTAG
- a CDS encoding type II toxin-antitoxin system VapC family toxin: MSLLVDTGVILAALARREKRHSWTKRLMVDILAGRYGVPFVTDYIVDEVLSYAAARLTPEDARKLLDLLVHRQVFRIIPLTLDVFNRAVKLYEQALPRLSFTDATAVVAAKLYDVDYIATMDERLADMHPSLYPQ; the protein is encoded by the coding sequence GTGAGCTTACTGGTTGACACTGGTGTCATATTAGCTGCGCTAGCGAGAAGAGAGAAGAGGCACAGCTGGACCAAAAGGCTAATGGTCGATATACTCGCTGGCCGCTACGGCGTCCCCTTCGTCACAGACTATATCGTCGACGAGGTGCTCAGCTACGCCGCTGCCCGTCTCACCCCGGAGGATGCTAGGAAGCTTCTTGACCTCCTCGTCCACCGCCAGGTGTTCCGCATAATACCATTAACGCTTGACGTGTTCAACCGCGCCGTAAAGCTCTACGAGCAAGCCCTGCCCAGGCTCAGCTTCACCGACGCAACAGCGGTGGTGGCGGCAAAGCTATACGATGTAGACTACATCGCCACAATGGATGAGAGGCTAGCAGACATGCACCCCAGCCTCTACCCGCAATAA
- a CDS encoding 2-oxoacid:acceptor oxidoreductase family protein, which produces MPRVELRFHGRGGQGAVTAAKIVAAAAIMEGRYALAFPEYGAERRGAPVVAYTRIDEEPILEREPILEPDVVVVLDPSLDPKVYMSGLKSDGILVINTKKTLDQLSEYIGRAGFRPPRCIALVNATDIALKHLRAPIVNTAMLGSLIKAARVVSLDSVIEKVRETFGERPHVIEPNIRAIEEAYNSTQVICS; this is translated from the coding sequence TTGCCTCGTGTCGAGCTACGGTTCCATGGCAGGGGCGGTCAGGGTGCGGTGACAGCTGCAAAGATTGTTGCTGCTGCCGCGATCATGGAGGGCCGGTATGCGCTGGCCTTCCCGGAGTATGGTGCTGAGAGGCGTGGAGCCCCCGTCGTCGCCTACACGAGGATCGACGAGGAGCCTATTCTCGAGAGAGAGCCAATCCTCGAGCCCGACGTAGTCGTGGTGCTCGACCCATCCCTAGACCCCAAGGTGTACATGTCTGGGCTGAAGAGCGACGGTATCCTGGTGATCAACACGAAGAAGACGCTTGACCAGCTAAGTGAATACATTGGAAGGGCTGGGTTCCGGCCGCCACGCTGCATAGCGCTGGTGAACGCTACTGATATAGCGTTGAAGCATCTGCGCGCGCCGATTGTCAACACCGCGATGCTGGGCAGCCTGATAAAGGCGGCTCGTGTCGTATCGCTCGACTCTGTTATCGAGAAGGTTAGGGAGACGTTTGGCGAGAGACCCCACGTTATTGAACCCAATATCCGGGCCATAGAGGAGGCCTACAACTCGACCCAGGTGATATGTAGTTGA
- a CDS encoding 4Fe-4S binding protein — MERYLGRKYPQGYEDIPLAAIVPWPGNTAELPKHEWRTFRPVINQDKCVRCRLCWTYCPDGAIVELDKEYVTSTGRKYKITFEVNYDYCKGCGICANECPVKAIEMVPEER; from the coding sequence ATGGAGAGGTATCTCGGCCGGAAGTACCCGCAGGGCTATGAGGACATACCCTTAGCAGCTATTGTGCCCTGGCCAGGCAATACTGCGGAGCTGCCGAAGCACGAGTGGAGGACCTTCAGGCCGGTAATCAACCAGGATAAGTGTGTGAGGTGCAGGCTCTGCTGGACATACTGCCCAGACGGCGCTATAGTCGAACTCGACAAGGAGTATGTTACAAGCACGGGCCGGAAGTACAAGATAACATTCGAGGTGAACTACGACTACTGTAAGGGCTGTGGTATTTGTGCCAACGAGTGTCCCGTAAAGGCTATTGAGATGGTTCCGGAGGAGAGGTGA
- the nadX gene encoding aspartate dehydrogenase has product MGCGNIGTVLAKAVDEGVVENAELVALYDVARERCEKLASELKRFKPRIASCFEELLGSKPDVVVEAASQQAVREYGLRVLESGADLIVLSVGALMDRDLLAKLVEAARRKRRHIYTPSGAIAGLDAVYALSLNGIRSVRLVTRKPPRALKDAPYVREKGINLDETREPTTIYVGPASEAVKYFPANVNVAAALSLAAKKEATVEIVADPTVERNIHEIHVDSEASKLTIRVENTPSPMNPRTSYLAALSAIALLKRLADERLWIA; this is encoded by the coding sequence ATAGGATGCGGCAACATAGGCACAGTACTCGCCAAGGCAGTGGATGAGGGTGTCGTGGAGAACGCGGAGCTGGTAGCCCTCTACGACGTTGCTAGGGAGCGCTGCGAGAAGCTAGCCAGTGAGCTGAAGAGGTTCAAGCCACGCATCGCTTCATGCTTCGAAGAGCTGCTCGGGTCGAAGCCAGACGTCGTTGTCGAGGCGGCGAGCCAGCAGGCCGTGAGAGAGTATGGCCTCCGAGTTCTAGAGTCTGGCGCCGACCTCATAGTGCTCAGTGTCGGGGCGCTAATGGACCGGGACCTCCTGGCAAAACTCGTGGAGGCCGCGCGCCGGAAGAGACGCCACATATACACACCGTCCGGCGCCATAGCAGGCCTCGATGCTGTCTACGCGCTGTCGCTGAACGGGATAAGGTCTGTGCGGCTAGTCACCAGGAAACCGCCTAGAGCGCTTAAGGACGCACCGTACGTTAGGGAGAAGGGGATAAACCTGGACGAGACTAGGGAGCCGACAACGATATACGTGGGCCCCGCCAGCGAAGCCGTCAAGTACTTCCCGGCAAACGTGAATGTCGCCGCTGCACTCTCCCTAGCGGCAAAGAAGGAGGCTACTGTTGAGATAGTTGCCGATCCCACCGTGGAGAGGAACATACACGAAATACACGTGGATTCTGAGGCTTCAAAGCTCACCATACGCGTCGAAAACACCCCGAGCCCCATGAACCCCCGGACAAGCTATCTAGCAGCACTATCCGCCATAGCGCTCCTAAAACGCCTAGCAGACGAGAGGCTGTGGATAGCATAG
- a CDS encoding ribbon-helix-helix protein, CopG family, with protein sequence MRVVTFKVDEELLERLDTFARLKGVTRSEVIRKAIELYLKLEDYKVKPQPKIVRLMS encoded by the coding sequence ATGAGAGTTGTAACATTCAAGGTGGACGAAGAACTCCTCGAGCGTCTAGACACGTTTGCACGTCTCAAGGGTGTAACGAGAAGCGAGGTTATCAGGAAAGCTATCGAGCTCTACCTGAAGCTCGAGGACTACAAGGTTAAGCCGCAGCCAAAGATAGTCAGGCTAATGAGCTGA
- a CDS encoding PaREP1 family protein, which produces MTDVAAVRLPRSVVERLEREARRLGLSFEEYVLELVLRDLDPTERAREYVEAAHDLLDQAREELGRGDVRQAAEKAWGAAALAVKAYAEWKEGRRLTSHGELWEYSRKMMDELGEWVYDSWMAATGMHVCFYEGWCTKRHVEEALRRIQKLVEEVEEKLKS; this is translated from the coding sequence ATGACTGATGTTGCGGCTGTTAGGCTTCCCCGTAGCGTGGTGGAGAGGCTTGAGAGGGAGGCTAGGAGGCTAGGCCTCAGCTTCGAGGAGTATGTGCTGGAGCTTGTCCTAAGGGATCTTGACCCGACGGAGAGAGCCAGAGAGTATGTCGAGGCTGCTCACGACTTATTAGATCAGGCGCGGGAGGAGCTAGGTAGGGGTGATGTCCGGCAGGCTGCGGAGAAGGCTTGGGGTGCTGCAGCGCTGGCTGTTAAGGCCTATGCTGAGTGGAAAGAAGGGAGGAGGCTTACTAGTCATGGGGAGCTATGGGAGTATTCTAGGAAGATGATGGATGAGCTAGGTGAATGGGTTTACGACTCATGGATGGCTGCCACCGGGATGCATGTATGCTTCTACGAGGGCTGGTGCACCAAAAGGCATGTAGAGGAGGCTCTTAGGAGGATACAGAAGCTGGTAGAAGAGGTTGAAGAGAAGCTAAAATCATAG
- the prs gene encoding ribose-phosphate diphosphokinase → MAGGAVVVRVGPVPESFASGLAEGLGARLVEGFVKVFPDGEVYVRLPGEVEGSTAVIVFTGYPEPTQRLWEAVLAVEAARGLGAEHVVVVAAYTPYARQDRRFLRGEPVSVRALFYSLAASGAEAFVTVDIHKTVSLQWFPGPAVNVDPAPAFAEKLRPLLEGREKVYVIAPDQGAVGRAKSLAERLGAPFDYLEKVRDRVTGEIVLRPKLVDVSGAAVVLIDDIVSTGGTMAKAARMLYEQGAEVVIAAATHGLFAGEALEKMRKAGIVHILVADTVKAPEDVDVASVGRLAADAVKSVLEAVAGYESEG, encoded by the coding sequence GTGGCTGGCGGAGCTGTAGTCGTTCGTGTTGGGCCTGTGCCGGAGAGCTTTGCTTCCGGCCTTGCTGAGGGGCTTGGGGCTAGGCTCGTTGAGGGGTTTGTGAAGGTTTTCCCTGACGGCGAGGTCTACGTTAGGCTTCCGGGCGAGGTTGAGGGAAGCACTGCGGTCATAGTGTTTACGGGCTACCCGGAGCCCACGCAGCGTCTATGGGAGGCTGTCCTGGCGGTCGAGGCTGCTCGTGGGCTCGGTGCGGAGCATGTTGTTGTCGTGGCTGCTTATACTCCGTATGCGAGGCAGGACCGCAGGTTTCTCCGCGGAGAGCCTGTTAGCGTGAGGGCGCTCTTCTACTCCCTCGCCGCTAGCGGGGCAGAGGCCTTTGTTACTGTTGATATTCACAAGACTGTTAGCCTCCAGTGGTTCCCTGGCCCAGCCGTAAACGTTGATCCCGCGCCAGCATTTGCGGAGAAGCTGCGTCCGCTGCTTGAGGGCCGGGAGAAGGTCTACGTTATCGCGCCGGATCAGGGCGCGGTGGGCAGGGCTAAGAGCCTAGCTGAGAGGCTTGGCGCGCCGTTCGACTACCTGGAGAAGGTGAGGGACCGGGTTACGGGAGAGATAGTGCTGAGGCCCAAGCTGGTGGATGTGAGTGGCGCAGCTGTAGTCCTCATAGACGATATCGTCAGCACCGGCGGCACCATGGCTAAGGCTGCTAGGATGCTCTACGAGCAGGGAGCCGAGGTTGTGATAGCTGCTGCTACACACGGCCTCTTCGCGGGTGAGGCGCTGGAGAAGATGAGGAAGGCCGGTATAGTGCATATACTCGTTGCGGATACTGTAAAGGCGCCAGAGGACGTTGACGTAGCCAGTGTCGGCAGGCTGGCAGCCGACGCGGTGAAAAGCGTTCTTGAGGCTGTGGCTGGCTACGAGTCTGAGGGCTGA
- a CDS encoding PIN domain-containing protein produces the protein MIYVDSNALVYLLHDVKPKSDLVSSYLVQVDRVYTSLRTVEEVSYVLIRIKAARHYGVRGIYQVREAVKKHGLEFVEEELAALRSLLEEYGILGYFQGMPLSL, from the coding sequence TTGATATATGTTGACTCTAACGCGCTAGTATACCTGTTGCATGATGTGAAACCTAAATCCGACCTAGTATCTAGCTATCTGGTCCAAGTAGACCGGGTCTATACTAGTCTTAGAACTGTGGAAGAGGTGTCATACGTACTGATTAGGATAAAGGCTGCTAGGCATTACGGTGTAAGGGGTATATATCAGGTTAGGGAGGCGGTGAAAAAGCATGGTCTAGAATTTGTAGAGGAGGAATTGGCTGCCCTAAGAAGCCTATTGGAGGAATATGGGATATTAGGTTACTTCCAGGGGATGCCATTATCGCTTTGA
- the nadC gene encoding carboxylating nicotinate-nucleotide diphosphorylase, with protein sequence MAGLFLDPYTVAEKLLEWVEEDAPFGDLTTGYTVPRGLWARAVVVLKSRAVPACLEPVVEALRILGFNAKPLVEEAAWVEPPRGVLEVAGEARRILLFERTLLNLLIYTFSVATTTRMMVEAAHRINPRVRIAATRKTPPGLRYFAKCAVAVGGGDTHRLSLSDAVLVKDNHVRIAGSVAEAVRRAKARTSFAHRVEVEVSSLEEAVEAIEAGADIVMIDNQPPEVVAEIVGELGRRGLRDRVLIEASGGIDLSNVADYAATGVDIISSSMLTMSPVRVDLSLRVVEVRELRSA encoded by the coding sequence GTGGCTGGGTTGTTCCTCGACCCCTACACCGTTGCGGAAAAGCTGCTTGAATGGGTTGAGGAGGACGCGCCCTTCGGCGACCTGACTACGGGCTACACGGTACCCCGCGGGCTCTGGGCTCGTGCAGTCGTCGTGCTCAAGTCTCGGGCTGTGCCCGCCTGCCTAGAGCCAGTTGTGGAGGCCCTACGCATACTAGGCTTCAATGCCAAGCCGCTTGTTGAGGAAGCTGCCTGGGTCGAGCCGCCAAGGGGGGTTCTGGAGGTTGCTGGCGAGGCTAGACGGATACTACTCTTCGAGCGTACCCTGCTAAACCTCCTCATATACACGTTTAGTGTAGCTACTACAACCAGGATGATGGTCGAGGCTGCCCACCGTATAAACCCCCGCGTAAGGATCGCGGCAACTAGGAAGACTCCGCCCGGCCTACGCTACTTTGCCAAGTGTGCTGTCGCAGTTGGCGGCGGCGATACCCACAGGTTATCCCTTAGCGACGCCGTGCTAGTCAAGGACAACCACGTACGCATAGCCGGCAGCGTGGCAGAGGCTGTACGACGGGCCAAGGCTAGGACGAGCTTCGCACATCGCGTCGAGGTGGAGGTCTCTAGCCTCGAGGAGGCTGTAGAGGCCATAGAGGCTGGCGCCGATATCGTGATGATCGACAATCAGCCCCCCGAAGTGGTCGCGGAGATAGTGGGGGAGCTGGGTAGGAGGGGGCTCCGGGACCGCGTACTCATAGAGGCCAGTGGTGGGATAGACCTGTCCAACGTGGCTGACTACGCTGCCACCGGAGTTGACATTATTAGCTCGAGCATGCTGACCATGAGCCCGGTGCGTGTAGACCTAAGCCTACGGGTTGTAGAGGTGAGGGAGCTACGCTCCGCGTAG